One stretch of Danio rerio strain Tuebingen ecotype United States chromosome 6, GRCz12tu, whole genome shotgun sequence DNA includes these proteins:
- the stk11ip gene encoding serine/threonine-protein kinase 11-interacting protein isoform X1 yields the protein MSSTQAGQSRVVHRLATLLRNNGDSVLDGSSTLTLQVGCLQHLTQLFERHLLSRTHQHGFLALPSHPADTASLLEVQFLFDMLQKTVSLKLVNPPGVKLQYVVKIFPFKSLKHLELKRIPPHCLEGLRGVYSQLEVFTCSKGVSSLEELLSLCGGDLSSALPWLELQTLNFSYNSISCLDESLSLLNVLKWLDLSHNKIEDCAEFLKPLTELEHLNLAYNNLQRAPVLGLSAQAKLTTLILRNNELETINGVEQLSSLQCLDLAYNLLMEHSQLAPLSLLHNLNTLTLEGNPLYFLKTHRASAVCHLSPRAAFNGLQLDGTPLSQSDLLLIPKPGQLVGQLSHTSLVAMAQDQDGQDVSSGGGDMTDSLSVSGATRVRKKKQKNKVKVRRASISEPSDTDHEITVVSAVQDIVLPHKEDIERMDSFREQLGEDWLRYQHHLHDTPVIPSFPEADTVVNTNGRCTPPSPLLKTHSPPTSLVLLPPPLLSSEMKEEEAKEEMESSDVQPETESTLQWSGHSPLNTESTIETSLGNTQAATDAYSDPQPPPEEDEDDRGVDLCRPMLVGLLSEDLETDQKRVSEPLFLRVRQGHLLEVDMHQGCVKTRVELDSLRDVVTTEALCTVEKVNETQPSVELHFRYISRERRKRCYIMLDDKPQESLQVLAEVLLRVVEENKQQVDDERPETIWLQCLKCQAEFCQPANESDNCLNHLDEQGNNKCTVICSECNSDHVVQLAAQSTPSTSTPFEQNGERYFTFDDRDNADHLQHSEVQSLVLSHGSPLHLTQQSEVSTEGAYFHTAHSFLSNCFPNQNEAEQRTSPLINFSITDGEAQSDSEGMKENLADKSCCNSYEKQALLSPKYTGGPNTAQFDLLSEAVDHRLQLFLDVEVFGGEEELRCFLKMSIVKFGDAVEFHSLMVVSDQYIYILEITSQSEGQPSDWLRKRESHQLCELSYLEVGLGSQTIHLEFGEGEAAYTLLVRNSARCKWFFSKLTEVARELAPKSDSKLKGISTTRLNPQHHLWRLVCEDSLPCDEESHPPFRYLLAFLQQDESLDSVSVLATKEMLFLLDEDHQWSKSQPGDQISSGTVTIQETQPISCVSSIHLFSSNPCKVDIKLYDELAKEEKTWSLNAEDEELVQDLVGWITNQWETMFGVKLATIKR from the exons ATGTCATCCACTCAGGCTGGTCAGTCAAGGGTTGTACACAGACTTGCCACATTACTGCGAAATAATG GTGACTCTGTACTGGATGGTTCCAGCACGCTCACTCTGCAAGTGGGATGCTTACAGCACCTGACACAACTCTTCGAGCGGCACCTTCTTTCACGCACACATCAGCATGGTTTTCTGGCTCTGCCTTCGCACCCAGCAGACACTGCCTCCCTGCTGGAAGTCCAATTTCTATTTGACATGCTGCAGAAGACAGTATCACTCAAG CTTGTTAATCCACCTGGTGTGAAACTACAATATGTTGTGAAAATCTTCCCTTTCAAGTCCCTCAAACACTTAGAG CTAAAGCGCATTCCTCCTCATTGTCTGGAGGGTCTTAGAGGAGTGTATTCTCAGTTGGAAGTGTTTACTTGCTCAAAAGGTGTCAGCTCTCTAGAG GAGCTTCTTTCTTTGTGTGGAGGAGATCTCAGTTCAGCTTTACCCTGGTTAGAACTTCAAACCCTGAATTTCAGTTACAATTCCATTTCCTGTCTCGACGAGTCGCTA AGTCTATTAAACGTGCTGAAGTGGCTAGACTTAAGCCACAACAAGATAGAAGACTGTGCTGAATTTTTAAAG CCACTTACTGAACTGGAACACCTGAATTTAGCTTATAATAACCTCCAGAGAGCACCTGTGCTGGGCTTGAGTGCTCAAGCCAAACTCACCACCTTGATCCTTAGAAACAATGAGCTGGAAACAATCAATG GGGTGGAACAGTTGTCGTCACTTCAGTGTCTTGACCTGGCTTATAACCTTCTTATGGAACACTCTCAGCTGGCTCCTTTGTCTCTCCTTCATAATCTCAATACA TTAACTCTTGAAGGAAACCCATTGTATTTTCTGAAGACACACAGGGCATCTGCTGTCTGTCATCTTTCTCCAAGAGCTGCTTTCAATGGA CTCCAACTGGATGGCACCCCTCTGTCCCAGTCTGATCTGCTG CTAATACCTAAACCCGGACAGTTGGTTGGCCAGCTGTCCCATACTTCTTTAGTTGCTATGGCACAAGACCAAGATGGGCAGGATGTGTCCAGTGGTGGTGGGGACATGACTGACAGTCTGTCTGTTTCAGGAGCAACTCGAGTTcgaaaaaagaaacagaaa AACAAGGTGAAGGTGAGGAGAGCCAGTATTTCAGAGCCCAGTGACACAGACCATGAGATCACAGTCGTGTCTGCTGTACAAG ATATTGTTCTCCCTCATAAGGAGGACATTGAGAGAATGGACAGTTTTCGAGAGCAGTTGGGAGAAGACTGGCTACGCTACCAGCATCATCTTCATGATACTCCAGTCATCCCATCTTTCCCAGAAGCAGACACTGTAGTGAACACCAACGGTCGCTGCACACCACCGTCTCCCCTGCTTAAAACTCACTCTCCTCCAACCAGTCTGGTGTTGCTCCCCCCTCCATTGCTGTCCTCTGAAATGAAAGAGGAAGAGGCGAAAGAAGAGATGGAGAGTAGTGATGTGCAGCCTGAGACCGAATCCACCCTGCAGTGGTCTGGTCACAGTCCCCTGAACACTGAATCTACGATTGAGACAAGTCTTGGAAACACTCAGGCTGCAACTGATGCATACTCTGACCCACAACCACCACCAGAGGAGGATGAGGACGATAGAGGAG TGGACCTATGCAGGCCAATGCTGGTGGGACTGCTGTCAGAGGATCTGGAGACAGATCAGAAAAGAGTCTCTGAACCACTCTTCCTACGAGTGCGGCAGGGCCACCTGCTGGAGGTGGATATGCACCAGGGGTGTGTTAAAACACGAGTGGAACTAGACAGTCTGCGAGATGTGGTGACCACTGAGGCTCTCTGCACAGTGGAG AAGGTGAATGAGACTCAACCATCCGTGGAGCTCCATTTTCGCTACATTAGTCGTGAGAGGCGTAAACGTTGTTACATAATGCTGGATGACAAGCCTCAGGAATCGTTACAG GTATTGGCAGAAGTTCTCTTAAGAGTTGTGGAAGAAAACAAGCAGCAGGTGGATGATGAGAGACCAGAGACCATTTGGCTGCAGTGCCTGAAGTGTCAAGCTGAATTCTGCCAGCCGGCCAATGAGTCAGACAACTGCCTTAACCACCTGGATGAGCAAGGAAATAACA AGTGCACTGTCATCTGCTCAGAGTGCAATAGCGATCATGTGGTTCAGTTAGCTGCCCAATCAACTCCTTCCACCAGTACACCATTTGAACAAAATGGTGAGAGATACTTTACTTTTGATGACCGGGATAATGCTGACCATCTCCAGCACAGCGAGGTCCAg AGTTTGGTCCTATCCCACGGGAGCCCACTTCATTTGACTCAGCAATCAGAGGTCTCTACAGAGGGAGCTTACTTTCACACAGCCCATAGTTTTCTGTCTAATTGTTTTCCCAATCAGAATGAAGCTGAGCAGAGAACCTCTCCACTAATCAACTTCAGCATAACTGATGGAGAAGCGCAAAGTGACTCAGAGGGAATGAAGGAGAACTTGGCTGACAAATCCTGCTGCAACAGCTATGAAAAGCAGGCACTGCTGTCACCAAAGTATACCGGAGGACCAAACACTG ctcagtttgACCTGCTTTCAGAAGCTGTGGATCATCGGCTTCAACTATTCCTGGATGTGGAAGTGTTTGGGGGAGAAGAGGAGCTTCGCTGCTTTTTAAAG ATGTCAATTGTGAAGTTTGGAGATGCAGTGGAGTTCCATTCCCTCATGGTTGTGTCAGACCAATACATCTACATCTTAGAAATCACCTCACAGTCTGA AGGGCAACCTTCAGACTGGCTGCGGAAAAGAGAAAGTCATCAGTTGTGTGAGCTCAGCTATCTGGAGGTGGGTTTGGGTTCTCAGACTATACACCTGGAGTTTGGCGAAGGGGAAGCAGCGTACACATTACTTGTGCGAAACAGCGCCCGCTGCAAATGGTTTTTCAGCAAGCTTACAG AAGTTGCAAGGGAATTGGCCCCCAAGTCTGACAGCAAGCTGAAGGGAATCTCCACCACTCGACTCAACCCACAGCACCACCTCTG GCGCCTAGTCTGTGAAGACAGCCTTCCATGTGATGAAGAAAGCCACCCTCCTTTCCGCTACCTCTTAGCATTCCTTCAGCAAG
- the stk11ip gene encoding serine/threonine-protein kinase 11-interacting protein — protein sequence MSSTQAGQSRVVHRLATLLRNNGDSVLDGSSTLTLQVGCLQHLTQLFERHLLSRTHQHGFLALPSHPADTASLLEVQFLFDMLQKTVSLKLVNPPGVKLQYVVKIFPFKSLKHLELKRIPPHCLEGLRGVYSQLEVFTCSKGVSSLEELLSLCGGDLSSALPWLELQTLNFSYNSISCLDESLSLLNVLKWLDLSHNKIEDCAEFLKPLTELEHLNLAYNNLQRAPVLGLSAQAKLTTLILRNNELETINGVEQLSSLQCLDLAYNLLMEHSQLAPLSLLHNLNTLQLDGTPLSQSDLLLIPKPGQLVGQLSHTSLVAMAQDQDGQDVSSGGGDMTDSLSVSGATRVRKKKQKNKVKVRRASISEPSDTDHEITVVSAVQDIVLPHKEDIERMDSFREQLGEDWLRYQHHLHDTPVIPSFPEADTVVNTNGRCTPPSPLLKTHSPPTSLVLLPPPLLSSEMKEEEAKEEMESSDVQPETESTLQWSGHSPLNTESTIETSLGNTQAATDAYSDPQPPPEEDEDDRGVDLCRPMLVGLLSEDLETDQKRVSEPLFLRVRQGHLLEVDMHQGCVKTRVELDSLRDVVTTEALCTVEKVNETQPSVELHFRYISRERRKRCYIMLDDKPQESLQVLAEVLLRVVEENKQQVDDERPETIWLQCLKCQAEFCQPANESDNCLNHLDEQGNNKCTVICSECNSDHVVQLAAQSTPSTSTPFEQNGERYFTFDDRDNADHLQHSEVQNEAEQRTSPLINFSITDGEAQSDSEGMKENLADKSCCNSYEKQALLSPKYTGGPNTAQFDLLSEAVDHRLQLFLDVEVFGGEEELRCFLKMSIVKFGDAVEFHSLMVVSDQYIYILEITSQSEGQPSDWLRKRESHQLCELSYLEVGLGSQTIHLEFGEGEAAYTLLVRNSARCKWFFSKLTEVARELAPKSDSKLKGISTTRLNPQHHLWRLVCEDSLPCDEESHPPFRYLLAFLQQDESLDSVSVLATKEMLFLLDEDHQWSKSQPGDQISSGTVTIQETQPISCLAKEEKTWSLNAEDEELVQDLVGWITNQWETMFGVKLATIKR from the exons ATGTCATCCACTCAGGCTGGTCAGTCAAGGGTTGTACACAGACTTGCCACATTACTGCGAAATAATG GTGACTCTGTACTGGATGGTTCCAGCACGCTCACTCTGCAAGTGGGATGCTTACAGCACCTGACACAACTCTTCGAGCGGCACCTTCTTTCACGCACACATCAGCATGGTTTTCTGGCTCTGCCTTCGCACCCAGCAGACACTGCCTCCCTGCTGGAAGTCCAATTTCTATTTGACATGCTGCAGAAGACAGTATCACTCAAG CTTGTTAATCCACCTGGTGTGAAACTACAATATGTTGTGAAAATCTTCCCTTTCAAGTCCCTCAAACACTTAGAG CTAAAGCGCATTCCTCCTCATTGTCTGGAGGGTCTTAGAGGAGTGTATTCTCAGTTGGAAGTGTTTACTTGCTCAAAAGGTGTCAGCTCTCTAGAG GAGCTTCTTTCTTTGTGTGGAGGAGATCTCAGTTCAGCTTTACCCTGGTTAGAACTTCAAACCCTGAATTTCAGTTACAATTCCATTTCCTGTCTCGACGAGTCGCTA AGTCTATTAAACGTGCTGAAGTGGCTAGACTTAAGCCACAACAAGATAGAAGACTGTGCTGAATTTTTAAAG CCACTTACTGAACTGGAACACCTGAATTTAGCTTATAATAACCTCCAGAGAGCACCTGTGCTGGGCTTGAGTGCTCAAGCCAAACTCACCACCTTGATCCTTAGAAACAATGAGCTGGAAACAATCAATG GGGTGGAACAGTTGTCGTCACTTCAGTGTCTTGACCTGGCTTATAACCTTCTTATGGAACACTCTCAGCTGGCTCCTTTGTCTCTCCTTCATAATCTCAATACA CTCCAACTGGATGGCACCCCTCTGTCCCAGTCTGATCTGCTG CTAATACCTAAACCCGGACAGTTGGTTGGCCAGCTGTCCCATACTTCTTTAGTTGCTATGGCACAAGACCAAGATGGGCAGGATGTGTCCAGTGGTGGTGGGGACATGACTGACAGTCTGTCTGTTTCAGGAGCAACTCGAGTTcgaaaaaagaaacagaaa AACAAGGTGAAGGTGAGGAGAGCCAGTATTTCAGAGCCCAGTGACACAGACCATGAGATCACAGTCGTGTCTGCTGTACAAG ATATTGTTCTCCCTCATAAGGAGGACATTGAGAGAATGGACAGTTTTCGAGAGCAGTTGGGAGAAGACTGGCTACGCTACCAGCATCATCTTCATGATACTCCAGTCATCCCATCTTTCCCAGAAGCAGACACTGTAGTGAACACCAACGGTCGCTGCACACCACCGTCTCCCCTGCTTAAAACTCACTCTCCTCCAACCAGTCTGGTGTTGCTCCCCCCTCCATTGCTGTCCTCTGAAATGAAAGAGGAAGAGGCGAAAGAAGAGATGGAGAGTAGTGATGTGCAGCCTGAGACCGAATCCACCCTGCAGTGGTCTGGTCACAGTCCCCTGAACACTGAATCTACGATTGAGACAAGTCTTGGAAACACTCAGGCTGCAACTGATGCATACTCTGACCCACAACCACCACCAGAGGAGGATGAGGACGATAGAGGAG TGGACCTATGCAGGCCAATGCTGGTGGGACTGCTGTCAGAGGATCTGGAGACAGATCAGAAAAGAGTCTCTGAACCACTCTTCCTACGAGTGCGGCAGGGCCACCTGCTGGAGGTGGATATGCACCAGGGGTGTGTTAAAACACGAGTGGAACTAGACAGTCTGCGAGATGTGGTGACCACTGAGGCTCTCTGCACAGTGGAG AAGGTGAATGAGACTCAACCATCCGTGGAGCTCCATTTTCGCTACATTAGTCGTGAGAGGCGTAAACGTTGTTACATAATGCTGGATGACAAGCCTCAGGAATCGTTACAG GTATTGGCAGAAGTTCTCTTAAGAGTTGTGGAAGAAAACAAGCAGCAGGTGGATGATGAGAGACCAGAGACCATTTGGCTGCAGTGCCTGAAGTGTCAAGCTGAATTCTGCCAGCCGGCCAATGAGTCAGACAACTGCCTTAACCACCTGGATGAGCAAGGAAATAACA AGTGCACTGTCATCTGCTCAGAGTGCAATAGCGATCATGTGGTTCAGTTAGCTGCCCAATCAACTCCTTCCACCAGTACACCATTTGAACAAAATGGTGAGAGATACTTTACTTTTGATGACCGGGATAATGCTGACCATCTCCAGCACAGCGAGGTCCAg AATGAAGCTGAGCAGAGAACCTCTCCACTAATCAACTTCAGCATAACTGATGGAGAAGCGCAAAGTGACTCAGAGGGAATGAAGGAGAACTTGGCTGACAAATCCTGCTGCAACAGCTATGAAAAGCAGGCACTGCTGTCACCAAAGTATACCGGAGGACCAAACACTG ctcagtttgACCTGCTTTCAGAAGCTGTGGATCATCGGCTTCAACTATTCCTGGATGTGGAAGTGTTTGGGGGAGAAGAGGAGCTTCGCTGCTTTTTAAAG ATGTCAATTGTGAAGTTTGGAGATGCAGTGGAGTTCCATTCCCTCATGGTTGTGTCAGACCAATACATCTACATCTTAGAAATCACCTCACAGTCTGA AGGGCAACCTTCAGACTGGCTGCGGAAAAGAGAAAGTCATCAGTTGTGTGAGCTCAGCTATCTGGAGGTGGGTTTGGGTTCTCAGACTATACACCTGGAGTTTGGCGAAGGGGAAGCAGCGTACACATTACTTGTGCGAAACAGCGCCCGCTGCAAATGGTTTTTCAGCAAGCTTACAG AAGTTGCAAGGGAATTGGCCCCCAAGTCTGACAGCAAGCTGAAGGGAATCTCCACCACTCGACTCAACCCACAGCACCACCTCTG GCGCCTAGTCTGTGAAGACAGCCTTCCATGTGATGAAGAAAGCCACCCTCCTTTCCGCTACCTCTTAGCATTCCTTCAGCAAG